In Antennarius striatus isolate MH-2024 chromosome 8, ASM4005453v1, whole genome shotgun sequence, a single window of DNA contains:
- the lcor gene encoding ligand-dependent corepressor: protein MQRMIRQFAAEYTSKTTQDDSPPPNGVMKDQSLPRAASLASAPCSPPGPPPAPSSPPSSASSCPSPTPGPALSPASSAAITSTAAACSNGTDASNGGGGGGGGTTAAASAAQNPVLSKLLMADQDGPLDLSVKKNQDDPEPAQQDGVLDLSTKKNHSAGNHKTNPSFSPAPGVKGRSLKVQQTPPEVEEDDSLLQRSLQDGLRENFANSNSFKPPLARSLRIKEELLSQKHRLLSQPAALSLANLESAGLLNHGQSHSLLGQKGSSSFWGSKAHLDSLLKLKQASGALSGALSDLKDLPTFLENHHHNHHGAFSFKSSLHHHHHNQVSKAQHHHNEGKRDQGHSPPVDLKIPQVRGMDLSWDSHASDLYSYGAMGVGGSENTLSRKLRAILPKQNRRGASLGSLLDGAADYWSSDLDHSSSGPAFSTSDVEGDPNSKQPRKKRGRYRQYNSEILEEAIAVVMSGKMSVSKAQNMYGIPHSTLEYKVKERMGTLKNPPKKKLKLMMKMEAGGQEFPAESENTPTANPRDDGQSLAAAELKDNVKEEIDDNFKPID from the exons ATGCAGCGAATGATCCGCCAGTTCGCTGCCGAATATACCTCAAAAACTACTCAGGACGACTCGCCCCCGCCCAACGGCGTCATGAAGGACCAAAGCCTGCCGAGAGCGGCGTCTCTGGCCTCGGCCCCGTGCTCCCCTCCCGGGCCCCCGCCCGCGCCCAGCTCCCCTCCGTCATCTGCCTCCTCTTGTCCGTCCCCGACCCCGGGGCCGGCcctcagccccgcctcctccgccGCCATCAcctccaccgccgccgcctGCAGCAACGGGACGGACGCCAGTAacggcggaggaggaggaggaggaggaactacGGCCGCCGCCTCCGCCGCACAGAACCCCGTCCTCAGCAAGCTTCTCATGGCCGACCAGGACGGCCCGCTGGACCTCTCTGTCAAGAAGAACCAGGACGACCCGGAGCCGGCCCAGCAAG ATGGCGTCCTGGACCTCTCCACCAAGAAGAACCACAGCGCAGGAAACCACAAAACCAACCCCAGCTTCTCCCCCGCGCCTGGGGTCAAAGG ACGTTCCCTCAAAGTGCAGCAGACCCCgccagaggtggaggaggacgaCAGCCTGCTGCAGAGAAGCTTGCAGGACGGACTGAGGGAGAACTTCGCCAACTCCAACTCCTTCAAGCCCCCCTTGGCCCGCTCGCTCCGCATCAAGGAAGAACTCCTCAGCCAGAAGCACCGCCTGCTGAGCCAGCCTGCTGCTCTCTCATTGGCTAATCTCGAGTCGGCTGGCTTGCTCAATCACGGGCAGTCTCACTCCTTGCTCGGCCAGAAGGGCTCTTCCTCTTTCTGGGGGAGCAAGGCCCACCTCGACAGCCTGCTGAAGCTCAAGCAGGCCAGTGGAGCTCTGAGCGGGGCCCTCAGCGACCTCAAAGACCTGCCAACATTCCTGGAGAATCACCATCACAACCACCATGGAGCCTTCTCTTTCAAGAGTTccctccaccatcaccaccacaaccAGGTCTCCAAGGCCCAACACCACCACAACGAGGGCAAGAGAGACCAGGGGCACTCACCTCCCGTCGATCTAAAGATCCCCCAAGTCAGGGGCATGGATCTGTCCTGGGACTCCCATGCTTCTGACCTGTACAGCTACGGTGCCATGGGGGTCGGGGGTAGCGAGAACACCCTGAGTCGGAAGCTGAGAGCCATCCTGCCCAAGCAGAACCGCCGTGGAGCAAGTCTGGGAAGCCTGCTGGACGGGGCAGCCGACTACTGGAGCTCTGACTTGGACCACTCCAGTTCTGGGCCGGCGTTCTCTACTTCCGACGTGGAAGGCGATCCCAACTCCAAGCAGCCAAGGAAGAAGAGGGGCCGTTACCGCCAGTACAACAGCGAGATCCTGGAAGAGGCCATAGCCGTGGTGATGAGCGGGAAGATGAGCGTGTCCAAGGCGCAGAACATGTACGGCATCCCGCACAGCACCTTGGAGTACAAGGTCAAGGAGCGCATGGGAACCCTGAAGAACCCCCCAAAGAAAAAGctgaagctgatgatgaagatggaagCAGGAGGCCAGGAGTTTCCTGCCGAGTCGGAGAACACGCCCACCGCCAACCCGCGAGACGATGGCCAGTCTCTGGCAGCGGCCGAGCTCAAGGACAATGTAAAAGAAGAGATTGACGACAATTTCAAACCAATCGACTAA